A region from the Lycium barbarum isolate Lr01 chromosome 8, ASM1917538v2, whole genome shotgun sequence genome encodes:
- the LOC132606205 gene encoding probable CCR4-associated factor 1 homolog 7, translating to MDTEFPGVVLRPVGNFKHINEYNYQTLKDSVDMLKLIQLGLTFSDENGNLPTCGSECYCIWQFNFREFDTTANIFANDSIELLMQSGIDFKKNNEMGIDAKWFGEVFMSSGIVLNDGVHWVTFHSGYDFAYLLKLLTCRTLPETQTGFFDLLNVYFPLVYDIKHLMMFCNSLHGGLNKLAELLEL from the coding sequence ATGGACACTGAGTTTCCAGGGGTGGTGCTCCGTCCTGTTGGAAATTTCAAGCATATCAATGAGTATAACTATCAGACCTTGAAGGACAGTGTTGATATGTTGAAGTTGATTCAGTTGGGTCTCACATTTTCGGACGAAAATGGAAACTTACCTACTTGTGGGAGCGAGTGCTATTGCATTTGGCAATTCAATTTCCGTGAATTTGACACAACTGCAAATATATTTGCAAATGATTCAATCGAGTTGCTGATGCAGTCTGGGATTGATTTCAAGAAGAACAATGAAATgggtattgatgcaaaatggtttGGTGAGGTCTTTATGTCTTCTGGAATCGTCTTGAATGATGGGGTTCATTGGGTGACATTTCATAGTGGGTATGATTTTGCGTACTTGCTCAAACTATTAACTTGTAGGACCTTACCAGAAACACAAACAGGGTTCTTTGATTTGCTTAACGTGTACTTTCCGCTGGTTTATGACATCAAGCACTTGATGATGTTCTGTAATAGCCTTCATGGTGGCTTGAACAAGCTGGCGGAACTACTGGAACTCTAG
- the LOC132607886 gene encoding uncharacterized protein LOC132607886, which produces MDIPRIQAHAQNLEEQQQPQRGERDCDRGYGKRFNRPTYSRPDQSFMVSGSQYRGDPSHIRPPVPRCTQCGRLNLGQCLLGSDACYGCGQPSHVVQDCPSRGGRSRVQPIGSADGSSSSVRPLGQGSQAPAGRGRGREGASSSSGPQNRIYALAGRHDLESSPDVVTSILSVCSHDVYPLIYPSSTLSYITSYIAKRIGAFPGSISNYVH; this is translated from the exons ATGGATATtcctcgtattcaggcccatgcccagaacctgGAAGAACAGcagcagccgcaaaggggtgagcgtgattgTGATAGAGGGTATG GCAAGAGATTTAATCGCCCTACTTATTCCAGACCCGATCAGAGCTTCATGGTttcggggtcccagtatagaggaGATCCCAGTCATATAAgaccacccgtaccacgatgtactcagtgtggtagacTAAATTTGGGACAGTGCCTcctgggttcagatgcttgttatggtTGTGGTCAGCCAAGCCATGTGGTGCAAGACTGTCCATCTCGAGGTGGTAGGAGTAGGGTCCAGCCCATAGGATCAGCGGATGGTTCTTCATCATCCGTGCGCCCTTTAGGGCAAGGTTCGCAagcaccagcaggtcgtggtagaggcagagaaggagcatccagttcaagcgGCCCTCAGAACCGTATCTATGCGCTAGCCGGTCGacatgatcttgagtcctcccctgatgttgtcacaagtatattGTCAGTATGCTCTCATGATGTATATCCATTGATTTATCCAAGTTCTACTTTGTCGTATATTACTTCTTATATTGCCAaacgtattggg gcctttcctggatCTATTAGTAAttatgttcattga